One Bosea sp. 685 DNA segment encodes these proteins:
- a CDS encoding helix-turn-helix domain-containing protein — MRILTGKWKGEILWELTQGTLRFGELRRAIPGITQHMLTAQLRDLERHGLVKRTLYAEVPPRVEYELTRAAFDLRPVFEEIQRWSEAHAIILHHAADEAEPHDGLTRPRRLKP, encoded by the coding sequence ATGCGCATCCTGACCGGCAAATGGAAGGGCGAGATCCTCTGGGAGCTCACCCAGGGCACTTTGCGCTTCGGCGAATTGCGCCGGGCGATCCCGGGCATCACCCAGCATATGCTGACCGCCCAGCTACGCGATCTGGAGAGGCACGGCCTCGTCAAGCGCACGCTCTATGCCGAGGTGCCGCCGCGCGTGGAATACGAACTCACCCGGGCCGCCTTCGATCTGCGGCCGGTTTTCGAGGAGATCCAGCGCTGGTCGGAGGCGCATGCGATCATACTGCATCACGCAGCAGACGAGGCCGAGCCGCATGACGGACTGACGCGCCCGCGCCGCCTGAAGCCGTGA
- a CDS encoding dicarboxylate/amino acid:cation symporter: MTTATAETLRGHQGPWWTHLYVQVLTAITIGVLLGHFYPQTGEAMKPLGDAFIKAIKMIIAPIIFLTVVHGVASMDDMKKVGRVGLKALLYFELVTTLALVVGLVVINLWKPGVGMNVDVNTINTSGIAAFTAKAHDQSTVAFLMAIVPETVVGAFANGEILQVLFFALLFAFGLQMIGERGKPVLKFVDDISLVFFKIVGIIMKAAPIGAFGAMAFTIGKFGVGTLLSLGSFMAAFYTTCLLFIFVVLGTIARLTGFSIIKFIAYIKEELLIVLGTSSSESVLPRMIAKMSHLGCKESVVGLVIPTGYSFNLDGTCIYLTMAAIFLAQATNIDLTLSQEIGIIAVLLLTSKGAAGVTGSGFIVLAATLASVGHIPVASIALILGIDRFMSEARALTNLIGNGVATIVVSKWENSLDEKRMHAILDKETGFDVEGEPERVAA, from the coding sequence ATGACGACGGCGACTGCTGAAACTCTGCGCGGCCATCAAGGCCCCTGGTGGACCCATCTTTACGTGCAGGTCCTGACGGCGATCACGATCGGCGTCCTGCTCGGGCATTTCTACCCGCAGACCGGCGAGGCGATGAAGCCGCTCGGCGACGCCTTCATCAAGGCGATCAAGATGATCATCGCGCCGATCATCTTCCTTACGGTCGTCCATGGCGTTGCCTCGATGGACGACATGAAGAAAGTCGGCAGGGTCGGCCTCAAGGCGCTGCTCTATTTCGAGCTGGTCACGACGCTGGCGCTGGTCGTCGGCCTCGTCGTGATCAATCTCTGGAAGCCGGGCGTCGGCATGAATGTCGACGTCAACACGATCAATACCTCGGGCATCGCCGCTTTCACGGCCAAGGCGCACGACCAGAGCACCGTCGCCTTTCTGATGGCGATTGTCCCCGAGACGGTGGTCGGGGCCTTCGCCAATGGTGAAATCCTGCAGGTTCTGTTCTTCGCCCTGCTCTTCGCCTTCGGCCTGCAGATGATCGGCGAGCGCGGCAAGCCGGTGCTGAAATTCGTCGACGACATCTCGCTGGTCTTCTTCAAGATCGTCGGCATCATCATGAAGGCAGCGCCGATCGGCGCCTTCGGCGCGATGGCTTTCACCATCGGCAAGTTCGGTGTCGGCACGCTGCTCTCGCTCGGCAGCTTCATGGCGGCCTTCTACACCACCTGCCTGCTCTTCATCTTCGTCGTGCTGGGCACGATCGCGCGGCTGACTGGTTTCTCGATCATCAAGTTCATCGCCTATATCAAGGAAGAGCTCTTGATCGTGCTTGGCACCTCTTCGTCCGAGAGCGTGCTGCCGCGCATGATCGCCAAGATGAGCCATCTCGGCTGCAAGGAGAGCGTCGTCGGGCTCGTCATCCCGACCGGCTATTCCTTCAATCTCGACGGCACCTGCATCTACCTGACCATGGCCGCGATCTTCCTGGCGCAGGCGACCAATATCGACCTGACGCTTTCGCAGGAGATCGGCATCATCGCCGTGCTGCTGCTGACCTCGAAGGGCGCGGCCGGCGTCACCGGCTCGGGCTTCATCGTGCTGGCGGCGACGCTGGCCTCGGTCGGCCATATCCCTGTGGCCTCGATCGCGCTGATCCTCGGCATCGACCGTTTCATGTCGGAGGCGCGCGCGCTGACCAATCTGATCGGCAACGGCGTCGCCACCATCGTGGTCTCGAAATGGGAGAACTCCCTCGACGAGAAGCGCATGCACGCGATCCTCGACAAGGAGACCGGGTTCGACGTCGAGGGCGAGCCGGAGCGGGTCGCGGCCTGA
- a CDS encoding AprI/Inh family metalloprotease inhibitor, which yields MDESLRLQRKPHGMRGLSFLAAGLIALAGAAHAQTPPLPRGADKAPDSLRPLLGAWDLERVGASRKCTITLGIEPAGNGRQVRFPATCRRALPLLDQVAAWTVMPDGSPRLDDSSGKAVLAFGRTGTETGLQGKTADGQQYWLDPKGYPRAARRAPSNPAESAAVAAQRPTAVDPARAPAADTLPGRYSVMRQHNREACKLVLTPGPLDRAPAALEGPCQDTGLTIFDPAGWRYGAGRLTLVARKGHSLDLVFESGLWRKDPAVGAPLMMRKLAP from the coding sequence ATGGACGAAAGCCTGAGATTGCAGCGCAAACCTCACGGAATGCGAGGCCTGTCGTTTCTTGCGGCAGGCCTGATCGCGCTCGCAGGCGCCGCCCACGCCCAGACCCCACCGCTGCCGCGCGGCGCCGACAAGGCGCCCGACAGCCTTCGCCCGCTGCTCGGCGCCTGGGATCTCGAACGGGTCGGAGCATCGCGCAAATGCACCATCACGCTCGGCATCGAGCCTGCCGGCAATGGCCGGCAGGTCCGCTTTCCCGCGACCTGCCGGCGGGCGCTCCCGCTGCTCGACCAGGTCGCCGCCTGGACCGTCATGCCCGACGGCTCCCCGCGCCTCGACGACAGCTCCGGCAAGGCCGTGCTCGCCTTCGGCCGGACAGGCACAGAGACCGGGCTGCAGGGCAAGACGGCGGACGGGCAGCAATATTGGCTCGACCCCAAGGGTTACCCGCGCGCGGCGCGCCGCGCGCCGTCGAACCCGGCTGAGTCAGCCGCAGTCGCGGCCCAGCGGCCGACAGCCGTCGATCCGGCGCGCGCGCCTGCCGCCGACACCTTGCCCGGCCGCTATTCAGTGATGCGCCAGCACAACCGCGAGGCCTGCAAGCTCGTCCTGACGCCCGGCCCGCTGGACCGTGCGCCTGCCGCTTTGGAAGGGCCGTGCCAGGATACCGGGTTGACGATCTTCGATCCCGCTGGCTGGCGCTATGGCGCAGGCCGGCTCACTTTGGTCGCGCGCAAGGGCCACAGCCTCGATCTCGTCTTCGAGAGCGGGCTCTGGCGCAAGGATCCAGCCGTCGGCGCACCCTTGATGATGCGCAAGCTCGCTCCCTAG
- a CDS encoding 2-hydroxyacid dehydrogenase, with translation MTRPNATEIIMTGPLMAYAADQLKARFTVHELWKAEDKAAFLREVGERVRGIAGGGHIRIDGALFDALPKLEMIANFGVGYDNVDAAEAGKRGLVVSNTPDVLSDEVADLTIGLLLSTIRQLPQVDRYLREGKWLKGAYPLTTSLRKRSIGIVGLGRIGKAVAHRLEAFGVPIAYHGRSRQADVPYRYYPSLVEMAADVDTLVSVAPGGASTHHIINAEVLKALGPNGIVVNVGRGTVIDEKALIEALQNKTILSAGLDVFEDEPRVPAELIAIEHAVLLPHVGSASVHTREQMGQLVVDNLLSWFDGKGPLTPVPETPWTKA, from the coding sequence ATGACACGGCCCAACGCAACCGAGATCATCATGACGGGCCCGCTGATGGCCTATGCCGCCGACCAGCTCAAGGCGCGCTTCACCGTGCACGAGCTCTGGAAGGCCGAGGACAAGGCCGCTTTCCTGCGTGAGGTTGGCGAGCGCGTGCGCGGCATCGCCGGCGGCGGCCATATCAGGATCGATGGCGCGCTGTTCGACGCTCTGCCCAAGCTGGAGATGATCGCGAATTTCGGCGTCGGCTACGACAATGTCGATGCGGCGGAGGCCGGTAAGCGCGGCCTCGTCGTCTCGAACACCCCCGACGTGCTCTCCGATGAGGTCGCCGACCTGACCATCGGCCTGCTGCTCTCGACGATCCGGCAATTGCCGCAGGTCGACCGCTATCTGCGCGAAGGCAAGTGGCTGAAGGGCGCCTATCCGCTAACGACCTCGCTGCGCAAGCGCTCGATCGGCATCGTCGGCCTCGGCCGCATCGGCAAGGCGGTCGCACATCGGCTCGAGGCCTTCGGCGTGCCGATCGCCTATCATGGCCGCTCACGCCAGGCCGATGTGCCCTATCGCTACTATCCCTCGCTGGTCGAGATGGCAGCGGATGTCGACACGCTGGTCTCGGTCGCGCCCGGCGGCGCCTCGACCCATCACATCATCAACGCCGAGGTGCTGAAGGCGCTCGGCCCCAACGGCATCGTCGTCAATGTCGGCCGCGGCACCGTCATCGACGAGAAGGCGTTGATCGAGGCGCTGCAGAACAAGACGATCCTGTCGGCCGGTCTCGACGTCTTCGAGGACGAGCCGCGCGTGCCGGCCGAGCTCATCGCGATCGAGCATGCCGTGCTCTTGCCCCATGTCGGCTCGGCCTCGGTCCACACCCGCGAGCAGATGGGCCAGCTTGTGGTCGACAACCTGCTGTCATGGTTCGATGGCAAGGGCCCCCTCACGCCGGTTCCCGAGACGCCATGGACGAAAGCCTGA
- a CDS encoding tellurite resistance TerB family protein produces the protein MFNAKSLLDALVSAGSQAGQQGGQQGGGQTPGLGAVLGNLAQQAGSAGGLGGLVGSVFGQATQGVQDAAQQTGAQQKANDILSQISGGKTPDQLLEQAKGMFNANPAVATAVLGGLGALVFGSSAGRAVVGSAARLGGLALIGGLAYKAYQNHQAGKPLLDTQEPVQPAPAGTGFEPAAANEATTLIFIRAMIAAAAADGAIDEDERNSILGGLREAGFDPEANEWLANEMAHPASVDSLVEGATSPELAAQIYMAARIAINPDTAKEKDFLAGLAGSLGLDAELVANIDAAASAAKV, from the coding sequence ATGTTCAACGCGAAATCACTTCTCGATGCGCTCGTCAGCGCCGGCAGCCAGGCCGGCCAGCAAGGGGGACAGCAAGGTGGTGGACAGACCCCGGGCCTCGGTGCCGTGCTCGGCAATCTGGCGCAGCAAGCCGGCAGTGCCGGGGGCCTGGGCGGGCTCGTCGGCAGTGTCTTCGGGCAGGCGACGCAAGGCGTGCAGGACGCCGCACAGCAAACCGGCGCACAGCAGAAGGCCAACGACATCCTGAGCCAGATCTCCGGCGGCAAGACGCCGGACCAGCTGCTCGAACAGGCCAAGGGCATGTTCAACGCCAACCCAGCCGTGGCGACGGCAGTGCTGGGCGGGCTCGGCGCGCTGGTCTTCGGCTCCTCAGCTGGGCGGGCCGTCGTCGGCTCCGCCGCCAGGCTGGGCGGTCTCGCGCTGATCGGCGGGCTGGCCTACAAGGCCTATCAGAACCATCAGGCCGGCAAGCCGCTGCTCGACACGCAGGAGCCGGTCCAGCCGGCTCCTGCCGGCACCGGCTTCGAGCCTGCGGCGGCGAACGAGGCAACGACGCTGATCTTCATCCGCGCGATGATTGCGGCGGCCGCCGCCGACGGGGCGATCGACGAAGACGAGCGCAACAGCATCCTTGGCGGCCTGCGCGAAGCCGGCTTCGATCCCGAAGCCAATGAGTGGCTGGCCAATGAGATGGCGCATCCGGCCTCGGTCGACAGCTTGGTCGAAGGCGCAACCAGCCCCGAATTGGCGGCGCAGATCTATATGGCGGCGCGCATCGCCATTAATCCCGACACGGCCAAGGAGAAGGACTTCCTCGCCGGGCTGGCGGGCTCGCTCGGGCTCGACGCCGAGTTGGTCGCGAATATCGACGCGGCAGCGAGCGCCGCGAAGGTCTAG
- a CDS encoding MFS transporter yields MQPPSPHWSARLPFYYGWVVIGVAFVTMAVAVSARTAFSLLLPPLIDEFGWDRGLASGAFSFGFLLSAVTSPFVGRVMDKHGPRVVIETGVAMLAAGMLVAPAISAAWQLYLTLGVLVGCGANLMSFSAQSLFLPNWFVRRRGFAISIAFSGVGVGAVLLLPWLQSIISREGWRAACWIMGLLVLFLLGPLNLLVRRRPQDLGALPDGETGSAGTGAARHAAAVVDPAWVAVEWTLARALRTARLWWIMLGYFCALVAWYAVQVHQTKYLIEVGFTPLTAAWALGLVSAVAIPGQIGLGALSDRIGREWIWMVGCLGFAICYAALIALEHRPSPILLYVMVIAQGFLGYALASVMGAIVAEIFEGPHFGAIFGTVTVALLGGGAVGPWLAGMIHDATGSYRLAFLLAIACCFISAAAVWLAAPRKVRLVPGLVRRLPLAAE; encoded by the coding sequence ATGCAGCCCCCCTCCCCGCATTGGTCGGCACGCCTGCCATTCTACTATGGCTGGGTGGTCATCGGCGTCGCCTTCGTCACCATGGCGGTCGCCGTCAGTGCGCGCACGGCGTTCTCGCTGCTGCTGCCGCCGCTGATCGACGAGTTCGGCTGGGATCGCGGGCTCGCATCGGGCGCCTTTTCGTTTGGCTTCCTGCTTTCGGCAGTGACCAGTCCATTCGTCGGCCGCGTCATGGACAAGCATGGCCCGCGCGTCGTGATCGAGACGGGCGTGGCGATGCTGGCAGCGGGCATGCTGGTCGCGCCCGCGATCAGCGCGGCCTGGCAGCTCTACCTGACGCTCGGCGTGCTCGTCGGCTGCGGCGCCAATCTGATGAGCTTTTCGGCACAGTCGCTGTTCCTGCCGAACTGGTTTGTGCGCCGCCGGGGCTTTGCGATCAGCATCGCCTTTTCCGGCGTCGGCGTCGGTGCGGTGCTGCTGCTGCCCTGGCTGCAATCGATCATCAGCCGGGAGGGCTGGCGCGCCGCCTGTTGGATCATGGGCCTGCTTGTGCTTTTTCTGCTCGGTCCGCTCAATCTGCTGGTCCGCCGCAGACCCCAGGATCTCGGCGCCCTCCCCGATGGCGAGACCGGCTCGGCTGGAACCGGCGCGGCGCGGCATGCGGCGGCCGTGGTCGATCCGGCCTGGGTCGCAGTCGAATGGACGCTGGCGCGGGCACTGCGGACCGCGCGCCTCTGGTGGATCATGCTCGGCTATTTCTGCGCATTGGTTGCCTGGTATGCCGTGCAGGTCCATCAAACCAAATACCTGATCGAGGTCGGCTTCACCCCACTCACGGCCGCCTGGGCGCTCGGACTGGTCAGCGCCGTCGCGATCCCCGGTCAGATCGGCCTCGGTGCCCTGTCCGATCGCATCGGCCGCGAATGGATCTGGATGGTGGGCTGCCTGGGCTTCGCCATCTGCTATGCCGCGCTGATCGCGCTGGAGCACAGGCCGTCGCCCATCCTGCTCTATGTGATGGTAATCGCGCAGGGTTTTCTGGGTTACGCGCTCGCCTCGGTGATGGGCGCGATCGTCGCCGAAATTTTCGAAGGGCCACATTTCGGGGCGATCTTCGGGACGGTCACGGTAGCACTGCTCGGTGGCGGCGCTGTCGGGCCCTGGCTGGCCGGGATGATTCACGATGCGACCGGCAGCTATCGCCTGGCTTTCCTGCTGGCGATCGCCTGCTGCTTCATCTCGGCGGCAGCGGTCTGGCTGGCGGCGCCGCGGAAGGTGCGGCTGGTGCCGGGGCTCGTCAGGCGGCTGCCTTTGGCCGCGGAGTGA
- a CDS encoding SMR family transporter, with the protein MSYLYLAIAIVSEVIGTSALKASNEFTRLVPALITVLAFASAFYFLSLTLRTIPVGIAYAIWSGVGIVLISLIALVLFGQKLDAPAMIGMAMIVAGVIVINLFSESAAH; encoded by the coding sequence ATGAGCTATCTTTATCTCGCGATCGCCATCGTCAGCGAGGTCATCGGCACCTCGGCCCTGAAGGCGTCGAACGAGTTCACGCGGCTCGTGCCCGCGCTGATCACCGTGCTCGCCTTCGCGAGTGCGTTCTACTTCCTGTCGCTGACCTTGCGCACGATCCCGGTCGGCATCGCCTATGCGATCTGGTCCGGCGTCGGGATCGTGCTGATCAGCCTGATCGCGCTCGTGCTGTTCGGCCAGAAACTCGATGCCCCGGCGATGATCGGCATGGCCATGATCGTCGCCGGGGTGATCGTCATCAACCTGTTCTCGGAATCCGCAGCCCACTGA
- a CDS encoding FadR/GntR family transcriptional regulator → MRVRDFSRPTTLNADRLFGQVAQKLAVAIISGTFKAGELLPNEDALRSEISVSRTAYREAVKVLTAKGLVESRPKSGTRVAPRESWNLLDPDVLSWHFKADPNEKFIRDLFELRRFVEPSAARLAAIRRSPADLARIEASYRGMTDNPPYAEATIRADLAFHEAIFAATQNSALQCLTSVVTAAIQWTLLLKSADDRNYFVESLVDHERVLEAIIQRDGDLAASRMTALVIDALNSTLAFLGPNSSALTHKIA, encoded by the coding sequence ATGCGGGTGCGCGATTTTTCGCGGCCGACGACCTTGAATGCCGACCGTCTGTTCGGGCAGGTCGCGCAGAAACTCGCTGTCGCCATCATCTCCGGAACCTTCAAGGCCGGCGAGCTCTTGCCCAATGAGGACGCGTTGCGCTCCGAGATTTCGGTCTCGCGCACGGCCTATCGCGAGGCCGTCAAGGTGCTCACCGCCAAGGGGCTGGTCGAGTCCCGGCCGAAAAGCGGCACCCGCGTCGCGCCTCGCGAAAGCTGGAACCTGCTCGACCCCGATGTCCTGTCCTGGCATTTCAAGGCCGACCCGAACGAGAAATTCATCCGCGATCTCTTCGAGTTGCGCCGTTTCGTCGAGCCGAGCGCCGCGCGCCTTGCCGCGATCCGCCGCTCTCCCGCCGACCTTGCGCGCATCGAGGCGTCCTATCGCGGCATGACCGACAACCCGCCCTATGCCGAGGCGACGATCCGGGCCGATCTCGCCTTTCATGAGGCCATTTTTGCCGCGACGCAGAACTCCGCCCTGCAATGCCTGACGAGCGTCGTCACCGCGGCGATTCAGTGGACGCTGCTGCTCAAATCGGCCGATGACCGCAATTACTTCGTCGAATCGCTCGTCGATCATGAGCGCGTCTTGGAGGCGATCATCCAGCGCGACGGCGACCTTGCGGCCTCGCGGATGACGGCGCTGGTGATCGACGCCCTGAACTCGACGCTGGCCTTTCTGGGGCCGAACAGCAGCGCGCTAACCCACAAAATCGCGTGA
- a CDS encoding Lrp/AsnC family transcriptional regulator yields MQTPPNLDSFDWRLLDALQQDASLTNGALAEKVGLSASQISRRRQRLEQDGTIRGYRALIEPSAIGLGITVFIHVALNTHSRDNARRFRDLVRLTPAILEAHALTGEADYLLKVAVGDLKELSRFINEILMPHESVARVRSEIALETLKEPGLLPLPGP; encoded by the coding sequence ATGCAAACACCGCCCAATCTCGACAGCTTCGACTGGCGCCTGCTCGACGCACTCCAGCAGGACGCATCGCTCACCAACGGCGCCCTGGCCGAGAAGGTCGGCCTCTCCGCGAGCCAGATCTCGCGGCGGCGGCAAAGGCTGGAGCAGGACGGCACGATCCGCGGCTACCGCGCCCTGATCGAGCCCTCCGCCATCGGGCTCGGCATCACCGTCTTCATCCATGTCGCGCTCAACACGCATTCACGCGACAATGCGCGGCGCTTCCGCGATCTGGTCCGGCTGACGCCGGCGATCCTCGAGGCCCATGCCCTGACCGGGGAAGCCGATTACCTGCTCAAGGTTGCGGTCGGCGATCTCAAGGAGCTGTCGCGCTTCATCAACGAGATCCTGATGCCGCATGAGAGCGTGGCGCGCGTGCGCTCCGAAATCGCGCTGGAGACCCTGAAGGAGCCTGGCCTGCTGCCGCTGCCCGGGCCTTGA
- a CDS encoding DoxX family protein: MSLTHIETVPRWRRIGLWSLKVLLAAVFLAAGGAKLAGVPMMVENFEHLGLGQWFRYVTGTLEVIGAVAILLPAFAAFGGALLATIMVGATLAHLFAIPGPSLPAIVLFALSAIVVFAHRDQVESFADRVFGDHD; the protein is encoded by the coding sequence ATGTCACTCACTCACATTGAGACGGTGCCGCGCTGGCGCCGGATCGGTCTATGGAGCCTGAAGGTTCTGCTCGCGGCAGTTTTCCTCGCGGCTGGCGGCGCCAAGCTCGCGGGCGTGCCGATGATGGTCGAGAATTTCGAGCATCTCGGCTTGGGGCAGTGGTTCCGCTATGTCACCGGGACGCTGGAGGTGATCGGCGCTGTCGCGATCCTGCTTCCCGCCTTCGCGGCTTTCGGCGGCGCGCTTCTCGCGACCATCATGGTCGGCGCCACCCTGGCCCATCTCTTCGCCATCCCGGGCCCGTCGCTTCCGGCGATCGTGCTGTTCGCCCTCAGCGCGATCGTCGTGTTCGCGCATCGTGATCAGGTCGAAAGTTTCGCTGACCGGGTCTTCGGCGATCACGATTGA
- the hppD gene encoding 4-hydroxyphenylpyruvate dioxygenase, which translates to MGPFPFDAVPPAISEANPMGTDGFEFVEYAHPEPEKLGELFERMGFTRVAQHRSKKVTLYRQGDVNFVVNAEPNSFAQGFAVEHGPCACAMAFRVVDAKHAFERAVSLGAEPYESRVGPGELAIPAVKGIGGSILYFVERYGEKGSIWDVDFEWTAERDPHPEQAGLYYLDHLTHNVHRGRMDHWAGWYGKLFNFREIRFFNIEGKLTGLISRALTSPCGKIRIPINESLDDKSQIEEYLRQYKGEGIQHVAMGARDIYATVEQLRRNALPFMPAPPETYYEKVDARVPGHGEPVARLKATGILIDGEGAVALGEKEGRMSKVLLQIFSGTVLGPIFFEFIQRKGDDGFGEGNFRALFESIEEDQIRRGVLSAPQAAE; encoded by the coding sequence ATGGGTCCGTTTCCGTTCGACGCCGTCCCGCCCGCCATCTCCGAGGCCAATCCGATGGGGACGGATGGCTTCGAATTCGTCGAATACGCCCATCCCGAGCCGGAGAAGCTGGGTGAGTTGTTCGAGCGGATGGGGTTCACGCGGGTCGCTCAGCACCGCTCCAAGAAGGTGACGCTCTACCGTCAGGGCGACGTCAATTTCGTCGTCAATGCCGAGCCGAACTCATTCGCGCAGGGCTTTGCGGTCGAGCACGGCCCTTGCGCCTGCGCCATGGCCTTCCGCGTCGTCGACGCCAAGCACGCCTTCGAGCGCGCGGTCTCGCTCGGCGCCGAGCCCTATGAGAGCAGGGTCGGCCCTGGCGAATTGGCGATCCCGGCGGTGAAGGGCATCGGCGGCTCGATCCTCTATTTCGTCGAGCGCTATGGCGAGAAGGGTTCGATCTGGGATGTCGATTTCGAGTGGACGGCTGAGCGCGATCCCCATCCCGAGCAGGCCGGGCTGTATTACCTCGACCACCTGACCCACAACGTCCATCGCGGTCGCATGGACCATTGGGCCGGCTGGTACGGCAAGCTGTTCAATTTCCGCGAGATCCGCTTCTTCAACATCGAAGGCAAATTGACCGGGCTGATCTCACGCGCTTTGACCTCGCCTTGCGGCAAGATCCGCATCCCGATCAACGAGTCGCTCGACGACAAGAGCCAGATCGAGGAGTACCTGCGCCAGTACAAGGGCGAAGGCATCCAGCATGTCGCGATGGGCGCGCGCGATATCTACGCCACCGTCGAACAGCTGCGCCGCAACGCGCTGCCCTTCATGCCGGCTCCGCCCGAGACCTATTACGAGAAGGTCGATGCGCGCGTGCCCGGCCATGGCGAGCCGGTCGCGCGGTTGAAAGCCACCGGCATCCTGATCGATGGCGAGGGCGCAGTCGCGCTCGGCGAGAAGGAAGGCCGCATGAGCAAGGTCCTGCTGCAGATCTTCTCCGGCACGGTGCTCGGGCCGATCTTCTTCGAGTTCATCCAGCGCAAGGGCGATGACGGCTTCGGCGAAGGCAATTTCCGCGCTTTGTTCGAATCGATCGAGGAGGATCAGATCCGGCGCGGGGTGCTCAGCGCTCCACAGGCGGCGGAGTGA